A genomic segment from Lutibacter sp. A80 encodes:
- a CDS encoding glycoside hydrolase family 16 protein: protein MLDFIKNSKLNVLVGLILIIIISCGSEGDDSSLDSVIDPEVITPSNLLLTIDIVGLDSENPNGDGTGVVYCTASATDAVKYEFKFGNGDEITNTSGSVEYQYTDRGTNNYIVSVIAFSKTGDTINTFQQIKITVQRAPFDNLIFFDEFDIDGSPDDSKWGYNIGTGDNGWGNGEKEYYTDRAENVIVEDGFLKITAIKENYEGAKYTSARMLTQDKFEFTYGRVEVRAKLPFGSGTWPAIWMLGANIDTVGWPACGEIDIMEHWGYNHGTVQSALHTPSSYGSTTNHGSQLLEDVSNEFHVYTVEWDDEEIVFSVDDKVHYTYSPATKNDENWPYTADQFLILNVAMGGSWFEIDPNFTESSMIVDYVRVYQ, encoded by the coding sequence ATGTTAGACTTTATTAAAAATAGTAAGTTAAATGTTTTAGTAGGATTAATACTGATAATTATTATTTCTTGTGGAAGTGAAGGAGATGATAGCTCTCTTGATTCTGTAATAGATCCTGAAGTTATCACTCCTTCAAATCTTTTATTAACAATCGATATTGTTGGTTTAGATTCAGAAAATCCTAATGGTGATGGTACGGGAGTTGTTTATTGTACAGCTTCTGCTACAGATGCAGTAAAATATGAGTTTAAATTTGGTAATGGAGATGAAATTACCAATACATCAGGCTCTGTAGAGTATCAGTATACCGATAGAGGTACAAATAATTATATTGTTTCAGTAATTGCTTTTTCTAAAACAGGTGATACTATAAATACATTTCAACAAATTAAAATAACAGTACAGCGTGCACCATTTGATAATTTGATTTTCTTTGATGAATTTGATATTGATGGAAGTCCAGATGATTCTAAATGGGGGTATAATATTGGAACTGGAGATAATGGTTGGGGAAACGGTGAAAAAGAATATTATACAGATAGAGCTGAAAATGTTATTGTTGAAGATGGTTTTTTAAAAATTACAGCAATTAAAGAAAATTATGAAGGGGCAAAATATACTTCAGCCCGTATGTTAACTCAAGATAAATTTGAGTTTACTTATGGAAGAGTAGAGGTAAGAGCAAAGTTGCCATTTGGTAGTGGAACTTGGCCAGCAATTTGGATGTTAGGCGCAAATATAGATACTGTCGGTTGGCCTGCTTGTGGAGAAATTGATATTATGGAACACTGGGGTTACAATCATGGTACCGTACAAAGTGCTTTACACACACCTTCTAGTTATGGAAGTACAACAAATCATGGTTCACAATTATTAGAAGATGTATCTAATGAGTTTCACGTGTATACAGTAGAATGGGATGATGAGGAAATTGTTTTTTCAGTTGATGATAAAGTGCATTATACGTATAGTCCAGCAACTAAAAATGATGAAAACTGGCCATACACAGCTGATCAATTTCTAATATTAAATGTAGCAATGGGAGGTAGTTGGTTTGAGATAGATCCTAATTTTACAGAATCGAGTATGATAGTTGATTATGTAAGGGTTTATCAATAA